In Anticarsia gemmatalis isolate Benzon Research Colony breed Stoneville strain chromosome 4, ilAntGemm2 primary, whole genome shotgun sequence, one DNA window encodes the following:
- the lbk gene encoding leucine-rich repeats and immunoglobulin-like domains protein lambik, which yields MKMGLSHLLLFIAIMRLVCFSIKAESNECPHKCECLDQYVDCSKKNFVSVPKIPKWVERLDLSYNRLNGNVTEAFDKLLNLRQLKLDKNAFQYIPNLLNCDQIQEVSLNRNTIGSIDRGTFPANSSIRILNVNNNHIKYIEEGALSNLTNLEVLKLNRNELQSLPNHLFVNQTNLRTLELNHNKLHMISSLLFQGLSNLTTLKLRLNNIDNIMDGAFFGFKSMNLLQLDYNRIRNISKGWMYGLESLITLSLSNNLISEIDSGSWELCTNLEILDLSHNHLMAIEARTFQHLVNLRTLNLGYNKISSISQDSFGYMTQLQTFNLNNNKISWTVEDMSGPFSKLQNLNSFSLAANHIKSINSRAFEGLSNLNELDLKGNNITSIQQHAFDPMSKLRKLHLNSSSLLCDCNLLWIVEWIKQKAEQKYVTANCAYPSEVRGLSVTKLKEENCGDSPKPKVVEHPKTHLAIKGRSANLVCSATSNPFNNMTFLWRKNNGNVSNPTVYENITIGPNGQQRATSVLVIPNVTHADSGKYQCVVSNNFGTTYSSKAKVNIVTFPRFTKMPTNITVKTGETVTLNCAATGDPPPEISWKKDGGNDFPAARERRMNVMPTDHLFFIVNAKTTDMGIYSCAAKNPAGTIIANSTLTVLQEPSFVRVMENKEVTSGESVVLQCMISGSPKPVIKWLKDGTPITATERHYLTGDDQLLIILGTESSDAGQYECEITNELGTKKDMTELRVLPPVAIMVNEENMAGIIIITVVCCAVGTSIIWVVIIYHTRRRTAGAVHTFPAESIKMTHVVHSDSESPQMFSDNISEHSSCKDSGTGDSAKQTSFDGVPTDRSEQVHFETVCRSYSPVPEAHKLLPSSFKPSIQVCVNTSVTPATYSFSSQSGNVSVF from the coding sequence ATGAAAATGGGACTCTCtcatttgttgttgtttatagCGATAATGCGTTTGGTATGTTTTTCGATAAAAGCAGAAAGCAATGAGTGCCCACATAAATGTGAATGCCTGGATCAGTACGTTGATTGTTCAAAGAAGAATTTCGTGTCTGTGCCAAAAATTCCGAAGTGGGTGGAACGATTGGATCTCAGTTACAATAGGTTGAATGGAAACGTAACGGAGGCTTTCGATAAACTGCTCAATCTGAGACAACTGAAATTGGACAAAAACGCTTTTCAATATATACCGAACTTGCTAAATTGTGATCAAATACAGGAAGTAAGCCTGAATAGAAATACTATTGGATCAATAGATAGAGGCACATTTCCCGCAAACAGCTCGATCAGAATATTGAACGTTAACAATaatcacataaaatatattgaagaaGGAGCTTTATCAAATTTGACTAACTTggaagttttaaaattgaataggAATGAATTACAGTCACTTCCTAATCATTTGTTTGTAAACCAAACAAACCTGAGGACTCTAGAATTAAATCACAACAAGTTACACATGATAAGTTCACTACTTTTCCAAGGTCTGTCTAACTTGACAACATTGAAACTGAGATTGAACAATATTGACAATATAATGGATGGTGCCTTTTTTGGATTCAAATCTATGAATTTACTGCAATTAGACTATAATAGAATTAGAAATATCTCTAAAGGTTGGATGTATGGATTAGAATCATTGATAACATTGTCTCTATCAAATAACTTGATATCAGAAATTGATTCTGGCAGTTGGGAACTTTGTACAAATCTAGAAATATTAGATTTGTCACATAATCATTTAATGGCAATAGAAGCAAGAACATTTCAACATTTAGTCAATCTCCGTACTCTTAATCTTGGATACAACAAAATATCTTCAATATCTCAAGATTCATTTGGTTACATGACCCAActacaaacatttaatttgaataataacaaaatatcatggACTGTGGAAGATATGTCTGGACCATTCTCAAAATTACAGAATTTGAATAGTTTTAGTCTTGCTGCAAACCACATTAAATCTATAAACTCAAGAGCATTTGAAGGGTTGTCTAATCTCAATGAATTGGatttaaaaggaaataatattacttCAATTCAACAACATGCCTTTGATCCTATGTCCAAGTTAAGAAAACTGCATTTGAATTCATCATCACTTCTTTGTGATTGCAATTTATTGTGGATTGTAGAATGGATCAAACAAAAAGCTGAACAGAAGTATGTCACCGCTAACTGTGCCTACCCATCTGAAGTAAGAGGACTATCTGTAACCAAACTGAAAGAAGAAAATTGTGGTGATTCTCCTAAACCTAAAGTAGTGGAGCATCCCAAAACCCATCTTGCCATTAAAGGTAGATCAGCTAATTTAGTCTGCTCAGCTACCTCTAATCCTTTTAACAATATGACATTTTTGTGGAGGAAAAACAATGGCAATGTTAGTAACCCAACTGTATATGAGAATATTACAATTGGACCAAATGGCCAACAGAGAGCAACATCAGTGTTAGTGATTCCAAATGTAACTCATGCTGATTCTGGAAAATATCAATGTGTTGTTAGTAACAACTTTGGAACCACTTACTCATCAAAGGCTAAGGTTAACATTGTCACTTTTCCAAGATTTACAAAAATGCCTACAAATATAACAGTAAAAACAGGAGAAACTGTAACTCTAAATTGTGCTGCAACAGGAGACCCTCCTCCTGAAATATCTTGGAAGAAGGATGGTGGCAATGATTTCCCTGCAGCTAGAGAAAGAAGGATGAATGTCATGCCAACTgatcatttgttttttattgttaatgcTAAGACCACAGATATGGGTATATACAGTTGTGCTGCTAAAAATCCAGCAGGTACCATTATAGCTAACTCTACTCTAACAGTATTGCAAGAACCTTCATTTGTAAGAGTCATGGAAAACAAAGAAGTAACAAGTGGTGAATCTGTGGTATTACAATGTATGATATCAGGATCTCCTAAACCTGTCATAAAATGGCTCAAGGATGGAACACCAATAACAGCTACAGAAAGGCATTATTTGACAGGAGATGACCAGCTTCTGATTATACTTGGAACAGAGTCAAGTGATGCTGGTCAATATGAATGTGAGATTACTAATGAGTTGGGAACTAAAAAGGACATGACAGAGCTACGTGTCCTACCACCTGTAGCCATTATGGTGAATGAAGAAAATATGGCTggtattataattatcactGTGGTGTGTTGTGCAGTTGGGACTTCCATTATATGGGTGGTAATTATTTACCACACAAGAAGACGCACAGCTGGTGCAGTGCATACTTTTCCCGCCGAAAGTATAAAAATGACTCATGTGGTGCATAGTGATAGTGAATCGCCACAAATGTTTTCAGACAATATTTCAGAGCACTCATCGTGCAAGGACAGTGGGACAGGTGATTCTGCTAAGCAAACAAGTTTTGACGGAGTGCCTACTGATAGAAGTGAACAAGTACATTTTGAGACAGTGTGTCGTAG
- the LOC142972310 gene encoding NECAP-like protein CG9132: MESYESIILVKNEVFVFKIPPRTSNRGYRAADWNLQEPQWTGRMRLVAKGEELIMKLEDKTSGELFAKCPIDKYPGVALEAVTDSSRYFVVRIQDDNGRTAYIGLGFGDRSDSFDLNVALQDHFKWLRKEQEGEATPQQNLDLGFKEGETIKINMKITKKDGSESSKSRRGVGAGAGGGGLLPPPPGGSRLPPPPSPQHAPSPSAALAPAAANSEWGDFNSASASSQNAVTPANQQNWVQF; this comes from the exons ATGGAATCATACGAGAGTATTATATTGGTAAAAAATGAAGTGTTTGTGTTCAAAATTCCTCCTAGAACTTCAAATAGAGGATATAG GGCAGCTGATTGGAATTTACAAGAACCGCAATGGACGGGACGCATGAGGCTTGTTGCGAAAGGAGAAGAGTTGATAATGAAATTGGAAGATAAAACTTCTGGGGAGCTATTCGCCAAGTGTCCTATTGATAAATATCCGGGGGTGGCATTGGAGGCCGTGACTGATAGTTCGCGTTATTTTGTAGTCAGGATTCAAGATGATAATG GGCGCACTGCTTACATAGGCCTGGGATTCGGAGATCGATCAGACTCGTTTGATCTTAATGTGGCTTTACAAGACCACTTCAAATGGCTAAGGAAAGAGCAGGAGGGTGAGGCAACTCCACAACAGAACCTGGACTTGGGATTCAAGGAAGGAGAAACTATCAAAATCAACATGAAGATTACT aaaaaagATGGCAGCGAATCCAGTAAATCTCGCAGAGGTGTTGGTGCAGGCGCAGGTGGTGGAGGCTTGTTACCACCCCCTCCAGGAGGCTCCCGGTTGCCTCCACCACCGTCTCCACAGCATGCGCCATCACCTTCTGCTGCCCTTGCACCTGCCGCTGCTAACTCCGAGTGGGGAGACTTCAATTCTGCCAG TGCTTCAAGTCAAAATGCTGTGACACCAGCCAACCAGCAGAATTGGGTGCAGTTCTGA